The DNA window TCTGTTGAGCCTGCTGCTCGTTGCAGTTAATGCGCCTGTTATACGTGATCTGGCGACCGTTCGCAGCCATCGGAGCGACGTGCAAAGTGAAGGCCCGTAATGTCCGGACAACTGGCTGAGTATTTTATCAACATGAAAAGACGGCATAAGGCCCTCCTTTTCCTGCTGATCGATATGCTGCTGGCGACGCTGGCAGTCTATCTGGCCGTGGCGCTGCGTCTGAGCAGTTTTGATATCTTTCCCTACTGGCAGGGCTGGCTGACATCGCTTCTGGTGCTGCTGCCGCTGACGGCGCTTTTTTCCATGATGCTGTCTGTGCCCTGGATCGCCGCCCGCACGCTCAATACCGCCGGTATCCTGCGGCTTACGCAGGTCAGCCTGCTTCTGGGGGGCGTATTTTTTCTGATCAACACCTGGATCACCTGGGACATCCCACGGTCTTCTCCGCTCATCTTTATCCCGATCGTTCTGGTCTTCTGGGTGGCTGTCCGCATTCTGTCGGGTTCCCTGCTGCAGAAAACCGATCCGGCTCAGGAGACGCGCCAGAGGGTACTGATTTACGGAGCGGGTGCCGCCGGTGTGCAGCTGGCAAATGCGCTGCGCGGATTTGGCGGCGCCGAGGCGGTTGCCTTTGTGGATGACAGCCCCTCGATGCGTCGGGCGCTGCTCGGCTCTTTGCGGGTGCACAGCCCGGCGGATATCGGGCAGCTGATCGCGTCAAAGCGTGTGACGCAGATCATTCTCGCGATGCCGTCCGTGTCGCGCTCGCGCAAGCAGAAGATCCTGCAGGACCTGCAGCAGTATAACGTCACGCTGCAGACGCTTCCGCATTTCATCGATTTCATCAGCGGCGAGCCCCTGACAGCGCAGCTGCGCACGGTCACCAGCGAAGACCTGCTCGGGCGCCTGCAGGAGAGCCTGAACACGCCGGAGATCACCGCCGACTACAAAGACCGCTCAGTAATGGTGACCGGCGCGGGCGGCTCGATCGGATCAGAGCTCTGTATGCAGCTTGCCTCGGTCCCGGTCGCGAAACTGGTACTTTTCGAGAACAGTGAGGTTGCGCTTTATAACGTCGAGCGCAAACTGCGTGAGGCGAACGTTGCCTGCGAAATCGTGCCCGTTCTCGCCTCCGTCCTCGATCAGCCGCGCGTGCGCCGCACGATGGAAGAGAACAGAACCGAAATTGTACTGCATGCGGCGGCCTACAAACACGTGCCACTTGTGGAGCACAACGAAATAGTAGGTGCCCGCAACAATTCTGTCGGCACGCATCTTGTGGCCGAGACCTGCGGCGTGATCGGCGTGAAGCGGTTCATCCTGATTTCGACTGACAAAGCCGTGCGTCCGACCAATGTCATGGGGGCCACAAAACGCATGGCCGAAGTGCTGGTTCAGGATCTGCAGAAAAAGCATCCCGCGACCGTTTTCTCGATGGTCCGCTTTGGCAATGTGCTGGGCAGTTCGGGCTCTGTGATCCCGCTTTTCCGTGAGCAGATCGCCCGTGGCGGACCGCTGACCGTGACTCATCCTGAAGTCACACGCTTTTTCATGACGATCAGCGAGGCGGCGGGCCTTGTGCTGCTTGCCGGCACCTTCGCGCGCGGTGGAGAGGTGTTTCTGCTCAACATGGGTGAGCCCGTGCGGATCATGGATCTGGCCCGCAATATGCTGGCGTTCTGCGGGCTGAGCGAGCGGACGGATGACAATCCTGACGGAGACATCGCGATT is part of the Roseobacter ponti genome and encodes:
- a CDS encoding polysaccharide biosynthesis protein yields the protein MSGQLAEYFINMKRRHKALLFLLIDMLLATLAVYLAVALRLSSFDIFPYWQGWLTSLLVLLPLTALFSMMLSVPWIAARTLNTAGILRLTQVSLLLGGVFFLINTWITWDIPRSSPLIFIPIVLVFWVAVRILSGSLLQKTDPAQETRQRVLIYGAGAAGVQLANALRGFGGAEAVAFVDDSPSMRRALLGSLRVHSPADIGQLIASKRVTQIILAMPSVSRSRKQKILQDLQQYNVTLQTLPHFIDFISGEPLTAQLRTVTSEDLLGRLQESLNTPEITADYKDRSVMVTGAGGSIGSELCMQLASVPVAKLVLFENSEVALYNVERKLREANVACEIVPVLASVLDQPRVRRTMEENRTEIVLHAAAYKHVPLVEHNEIVGARNNSVGTHLVAETCGVIGVKRFILISTDKAVRPTNVMGATKRMAEVLVQDLQKKHPATVFSMVRFGNVLGSSGSVIPLFREQIARGGPLTVTHPEVTRFFMTISEAAGLVLLAGTFARGGEVFLLNMGEPVRIMDLARNMLAFCGLSERTDDNPDGDIAITITGLRPGEKLYEELLISKDEIPTPHPKIMCARETFDVATDVSSALQRLRQAIEENDAGALRAVLQDYVEGYHPARHDVTAAGVPEKV